One stretch of Nicotiana tabacum cultivar K326 chromosome 18, ASM71507v2, whole genome shotgun sequence DNA includes these proteins:
- the LOC107759642 gene encoding UDP-D-apiose/UDP-D-xylose synthase 2 — protein MAGRVDLDGNPIKPISICMIGAGGFIGSHLCEKLMSETPHKVLAVDVYSDKIKHLLEPATLPWADRIQFHRINIKNDSRLEGLIKMADLTINLAAICTPADYNTRPLDTIYSNFIDALPVVKYCSENGKRLIHFSTCEVYGKTIGAFLPKDSPLRQDPAYFVLKEDTSPCIFGSIEKQRWSYACAKQLIERLVYAEGAENGLEFTIVRPFNWIGPRMDFIPGIDGPSEGVPRVLACFSNNLLRREPLKLVDGGESQRTFIYIKDAIEAVLLMIENPARANGHIFNVGNPNNEVTVRQLAEMMTQVYSNVSGESSIETPTIDVSSKEFYGEGYDDSDKRIPDMTIINRQLGWNPKTSLWDLLESTLTYQHRTYAEAVKQAMSKTTAN, from the exons ATGGCAGGGAGAGTAGATCTGGACGGTAATCCAATAAAGCCAATTTCAATATGTATGATTGGTGCCGGTGGATTTATTGGGTCCCACTTATGCGAGAAACTCATGTCGGAGACTCCTCACAAGGTACTCGCCGTCGACGTTTACAGTGACAAAATTAAGCATTTGCTTGAACCGGCAACTCTTCCTTGGGCCGATCGTATTCAGTTCCATCGAATCAATATTAAGAATGATTCTCGCCTTGAAGGTCTCATCAAGATGGCAGATCTG ACCATAAATCTTGCTGCGATCTGTACTCCAGCAGATTACAACACTCGACCACTTGACACAATTTACAGCAATTTCATTGATGCTCTACCTGTG GTTAAGTACTGCTCAGAAAATGGAAAGCGTCTCATTCACTTTTCAACTTGTGAAGTTTATGGGAAAACCATAGGTGCATTTTTGCCCAAAGACAGCCCATTGCGGCAG GATCCTGCCTACTTTGTGCTTAAGGAAGATACGTCCCCTTGCATATTTGGATCAATTGAGAAGCAGAGATGGTCCTACGCATGTGCAAAGCAATTGATTGAGAGGCTGGTCTATG CTGAGGGTGCTGAAAATGGCTTAGAGTTCACCATTGTGAGGCCCTTTAACTGGATTGGTCCTAGGATGGATTTCATTCCTGGCATTGATGGTCCTAGTGAAGGTGTTCCAAGAGTATTGGCTTGCTTTAGTAAC AACCTTTTAAGACGTGAACCTTTGAAACTTGTGGATGGGGGAGAATCACAAAGGACGTTCATTTATATAAAAGATGCTATTGAAGCTGTTCTTCTAATGATC GAAAATCCTGCAAGGGCCAATGGTCATATCTTTAACGTTGGTAATCCGAACAATGAAGTTACAGTCAGGCAGCTGGCTGAAATGATGACTCAG GTCTACTCAAATGTGAGTGGAGAGTCTTCTATTGAAACACCCACCATTGATGTAAGTTCTAAAGAATTTTATGGTGAGGGGTATGATGACAGTGACAAGAGAATCCCAGACATGACCATAATCAACAGGCAGCTTG GTTGGAACCCGAAGACTTCCCTATGGGACTTGCTTGAATCCACGCTCACATACCAACACAGGACATATGCTGAGGCTGTCAAGCAGGCCATGTCTAAAACAACTGCCAATTGA